A window from Mangifera indica cultivar Alphonso chromosome 2, CATAS_Mindica_2.1, whole genome shotgun sequence encodes these proteins:
- the LOC123201797 gene encoding CASP-like protein 5A2 — MNVSHASVHPVEDLPTTDGGNAPTVRMKDIQCMPGTPGGLTLRICQLIFAVAALCVMASTSDFPSVTAFCFLVAAAGLQSLWSLSLAIVDIYALLVMRSLQNNRIVSLFAVGDGITSTLTFAAACASAGITVLIDNDLQGCAQNHCVQFETATAMAFISWFAALPSFLLNFWSLASQ; from the exons ATGAACGTGAGCCATGCTTCGGTTCACCCTGTGGAAGATCTTCCAACCACGGATGGCGGCAATGCTCCGACAGTGAGGATGAAGGACATACAGTGCATGCCTGGAACACCTGGCGGCCTCACTTTGCGAATCTGTCAATTGATCTTTGCGGTTGCAGCGCTTTGTGTCATGGCGAGCACTAGTGACTTCCCTTCTGTAACTGCTTTTTG CTTCCTTGTTGCTGCTGCTGGGTTGCAGAGTTTGTGGAGTCTGTCACTGGCCATTGTAGACATTTATGCCCTTTTGGTGATGCGATCCTTGCAGAATAATCGAATTGTCAGTTTGTTTGCTGTTGGTGATGGG ATAACGTCTACACTTACATTTGCTGCAGCATGTGCATCTGCTGGTATAACAGTTCTTATTGACAATGATCTTCAAGGCTGTGCCCAGAATCACTGTGTGCAGTTTGAAACTGCTACTGCCATGGCCTTTATAAGCTGGTTTGCTGCATTACCatcttttctcttaaatttttggTCATTGGCATCCCAGTGA